Proteins co-encoded in one Sporosarcina sp. FSL K6-1522 genomic window:
- a CDS encoding TnsD family transposase encodes MHFFPPLYPDELLYSALARYHTYSGNESIKKTNRDLFGCNTVCSATDLPCRLDILSKRIPGGNISKEKLLQEHTLLPYYSHFISRDRLEKILYEMYFNYGSSIHMLVGLIANGVKPPRNLRYCTFCVRDNRNQYGLAYWHRSHQLPGVTVCYKHQIQLSESDVLYAQRSNKHEFVALDSITLNLSTDGVFVENQLSLFIAQNSYYLLNFKFEGTVSIDDIRYSYLNELQKLNMLSAKGRVKFSKLIPIFNNYYSQDLLESMGSKVEGVKQYTWIHKVLRGSGEAIHPLRHILLHAFFGMNVVSTIKKGDFNITVTNPFGSGPWPCLNKAASHFGEKIILSCATARCSDTGKPVGTFTCNCGFVYARRGPDISEIDQMKIGRIKKFGGVWKTKLYELWADEKLSLREKARQLGVAPQTVKRKAEFFSETNKYNSNKTHEKLNHMKIKRTEWLSFKDEKPSSQRTAVYKWLYKHDKDWLMQNRPKYSRSKPNNNRIDWVQRDEEMAKQVKEIANQLKSIKHVRITKTEIGRKIGALSLIQKSLQKLPKTKRTLENVVETTEQYRIRRADLNI; translated from the coding sequence ATGCATTTTTTCCCCCCTCTTTATCCGGATGAATTATTGTATAGTGCATTAGCTAGATACCACACTTATTCAGGTAACGAGAGTATAAAAAAAACCAATAGAGATTTATTTGGGTGTAATACTGTTTGTTCCGCAACTGATCTACCATGCCGCCTAGATATACTAAGCAAGCGTATTCCAGGGGGAAATATCAGCAAAGAGAAATTGCTTCAAGAACACACTCTATTGCCTTATTATAGTCATTTTATATCTAGAGATCGTTTAGAAAAAATTCTATATGAAATGTACTTTAATTATGGAAGCTCGATTCATATGTTAGTGGGTTTAATAGCGAATGGAGTGAAGCCGCCACGAAATTTAAGGTACTGTACATTTTGTGTAAGGGATAATCGGAATCAATATGGCCTAGCATATTGGCATCGTTCGCATCAACTTCCTGGGGTTACAGTTTGTTATAAGCATCAGATTCAGCTCAGTGAATCCGATGTACTTTATGCGCAAAGAAGCAATAAGCATGAATTTGTTGCTTTAGACTCTATCACATTAAATCTAAGCACTGATGGAGTATTTGTAGAAAATCAGTTAAGTTTGTTTATTGCACAGAACTCATATTATTTATTAAATTTCAAATTTGAAGGGACTGTGTCAATAGATGATATCAGATATAGCTATTTAAACGAGTTACAAAAATTAAATATGCTATCAGCTAAAGGAAGAGTTAAATTCAGTAAACTTATTCCTATTTTCAACAATTATTATAGTCAAGATTTATTAGAATCGATGGGAAGTAAAGTGGAGGGTGTTAAACAGTATACTTGGATCCATAAGGTGCTACGAGGTTCAGGCGAAGCGATTCACCCGCTTCGCCATATTTTATTACACGCTTTTTTTGGCATGAATGTAGTTTCTACAATAAAAAAAGGTGATTTTAATATCACGGTTACCAATCCATTTGGTAGTGGTCCTTGGCCGTGTTTAAATAAAGCAGCAAGTCATTTTGGAGAAAAAATAATATTATCATGTGCTACAGCAAGGTGCTCTGATACCGGGAAACCAGTTGGAACTTTTACCTGTAACTGTGGATTTGTTTATGCACGTAGGGGGCCTGATATTTCTGAAATAGATCAAATGAAAATTGGTCGAATAAAAAAGTTTGGTGGTGTTTGGAAAACTAAACTTTACGAATTGTGGGCAGACGAAAAACTTTCTTTAAGAGAGAAAGCAAGACAGTTGGGGGTGGCTCCGCAAACCGTTAAACGAAAGGCTGAGTTTTTTTCAGAGACGAATAAATACAATAGTAATAAAACACATGAAAAGTTAAATCATATGAAAATAAAGAGAACTGAATGGTTGTCTTTTAAAGATGAAAAGCCCTCGTCACAAAGAACAGCAGTTTACAAATGGCTTTATAAACATGATAAGGATTGGTTAATGCAGAATAGGCCAAAGTATAGCAGATCTAAGCCTAATAATAATCGTATTGATTGGGTTCAAAGAGATGAGGAAATGGCAAAGCAGGTAAAGGAAATTGCGAATCAATTGAAATCAATAAAACATGTAAGGATAACTAAGACGGAAATTGGTAGGAAAATAGGGGCTTTATCTTTAATACAAAAAAGTCTACAAAAACTACCAAAAACTAAAAGAACACTGGAAAATGTTGTTGAAACAACGGAGCAATATCGAATCCGTAGAGCTGACCTAAATATCTAA
- a CDS encoding ATP-binding protein: MKSDRFIYLKGYQVNAEYNEQIVPENSGNPFIEALPKRLSREVLYDQLYSTPKFNGNIEDLDDEDRIELIQQIKPSFWLPLTSHFNKYRSLYNMIKIGYQSRNPMTPMYHRHLSVGYDKILEHGTDENGLNILGHIQTAQQCAEIGLSGMGKSRSYDKLLSLIPQVIHHTNYMDKQLTCKQVVWLKIECPSNKSIGALCRNFYTAVDDLLGTTYYADLAEKDGRIEALAKRMAKVAGLINLGILVIDEIQRVNRAHSGGDEKMIDFITELTNSIGIPIIIIGTFKALYIFKTSLANTRRGVADSYGENITDRMKDEWEWEQFIESLWDLQYTKSFTEITSEIKSAMYYHTIGIPDFAVKLFMHVQSHAILYSDTEKIDVDMIEKVANKTLRLVQPIFERIRNGDEVDPKEFDDLKPDWISFNSYLMDIRHRIQIDGQMSEEHKRIILQKNKKTLIEQLSSFASKMGCTVEDAKKYAITVERENSGSQDNEKLYAEVAKLVLEHRGSQKNVESIEQVNKENKKRKKRPEEFDSDDIRFIAFEGLKGNKTADEALRDAGLVSSYDEFIISE; the protein is encoded by the coding sequence TTATCGCGAGAAGTTCTATACGATCAGCTATATTCAACTCCAAAATTTAATGGAAATATAGAAGATTTAGATGATGAAGATCGAATTGAATTGATTCAGCAGATAAAACCTAGTTTTTGGTTACCTCTTACTTCCCATTTTAATAAATATCGTAGTTTATACAATATGATAAAAATTGGTTACCAATCCAGAAACCCTATGACACCAATGTATCATAGGCATCTCTCTGTTGGATATGACAAGATATTAGAACATGGCACTGATGAGAATGGATTAAATATACTAGGACATATTCAAACCGCTCAACAGTGTGCTGAAATAGGATTAAGTGGTATGGGGAAATCAAGGTCATATGATAAACTTTTATCGCTAATTCCCCAAGTAATACATCATACTAATTACATGGATAAGCAATTGACTTGTAAACAAGTAGTATGGCTTAAGATTGAATGTCCTAGCAATAAATCTATAGGTGCTTTATGTCGGAATTTCTACACAGCAGTTGATGATTTGTTAGGAACAACATATTATGCAGATTTAGCTGAAAAAGATGGCAGAATTGAAGCTCTAGCAAAACGCATGGCAAAAGTAGCTGGTTTAATAAATTTGGGCATTTTAGTAATTGATGAAATTCAAAGAGTAAACCGTGCACATTCAGGTGGAGACGAGAAAATGATTGATTTCATTACAGAACTAACTAATTCAATTGGTATTCCAATTATTATTATTGGTACTTTTAAAGCGCTTTATATTTTTAAGACAAGTTTAGCAAATACTCGTAGAGGAGTAGCAGATAGCTATGGGGAAAACATTACAGACAGAATGAAAGATGAATGGGAATGGGAACAGTTCATCGAGAGTTTGTGGGATTTACAATATACTAAAAGCTTCACTGAAATAACATCGGAAATCAAATCTGCGATGTATTATCATACAATTGGTATTCCTGATTTCGCAGTCAAACTCTTTATGCATGTACAATCCCATGCAATTCTTTACAGCGATACCGAGAAGATAGATGTTGATATGATAGAGAAAGTTGCTAATAAAACATTGAGGCTAGTACAGCCTATATTTGAACGTATTAGAAATGGAGACGAAGTAGATCCTAAGGAGTTCGATGATCTAAAACCAGATTGGATCTCATTTAATAGTTATCTTATGGATATTCGTCACCGTATTCAAATTGACGGTCAAATGTCAGAGGAACATAAAAGAATTATATTGCAAAAAAATAAAAAAACATTGATTGAGCAGCTATCCAGTTTTGCCTCGAAAATGGGCTGTACAGTTGAAGATGCAAAAAAATATGCAATAACGGTTGAAAGAGAAAACAGTGGTTCTCAAGATAATGAAAAGTTGTATGCTGAAGTAGCAAAATTGGTGCTAGAACATAGAGGAAGTCAAAAAAACGTAGAAAGTATTGAACAAGTTAACAAAGAGAATAAAAAACGGAAGAAACGACCTGAAGAGTTTGATTCGGATGATATAAGGTTCATTGCTTTTGAAGGATTAAAGGGAAATAAGACTGCGGATGAGGCTCTTCGAGATGCTGGATTAGTAAGTTCGTATGACGAATTTATTATTAGTGAGTAA
- a CDS encoding TnsD family Tn7-like transposition protein yields the protein MGSIISFPSMYPDEDFRSILFRYQLRSPHVSYLKIRKELLGKAFTQMIIFPENLMSITTQLGVSKDFILNVIDNHSFYPFFRPFVNRDLHNDFTHKFYFSEPSRGLSSITKDLEKQFLAEEIRYCSSCLLNDYEVYGEVYLHRTHQFSFLTVCPVHEIPLIHSCSICNVPFVSDNANLMLIEPKCPNGHDIIEDNKSEWLDTFKYEFLDDIQTLMEAKNLSLNYIFQKLMVNLGNRGYIHFKGGTIYKKNLIADVIDFYGREVLGELGLNINELLRANAITNLFVPDQMRKQIVFYILLMRFFSGSVTNFLKQDESYFFPLPFGLGPWVCNNRICPFFNQKVINKCKRKVHEWITGYFTCEHCGMTYYRKGFPSVEDESRYSIETMGSLFTHKAIIYFESGININQIAELLQNNRRIVRKYLKPYRMELQRHLMTMEQKNAHDEILQVKLEVAATTQKTKLELCKETVLEAIRILGEGASRPQIRRYNIHRYDWIMKHDRVWMECHLPARRKMSRMLNLETLDDEMYQLVSAVVPKIWENLPQKKITKKEILKELPSYVEGRLRQYSDYLPKTIQLMENSLETDDHYLVRNFPHVVDWFNKSRYKKLSLKLIQNNFKSYKKCSLSVIQWVEGQIDQINNS from the coding sequence ATGGGCTCAATTATTTCATTTCCATCAATGTATCCAGATGAAGATTTTAGAAGTATTTTATTTCGATACCAATTACGTTCTCCGCATGTCTCTTATCTGAAGATTAGAAAAGAGTTATTAGGAAAAGCATTTACTCAAATGATTATATTCCCCGAAAATTTAATGAGTATCACTACACAACTTGGAGTCTCAAAAGATTTTATACTAAATGTCATAGATAATCATTCTTTTTACCCTTTTTTTCGTCCATTTGTTAATAGAGATTTGCACAATGATTTTACACATAAATTTTATTTCTCTGAACCTAGTCGAGGATTGTCTTCTATTACTAAAGATTTGGAAAAACAATTTCTCGCAGAGGAGATAAGGTATTGCTCTTCTTGTTTACTCAATGATTATGAAGTTTACGGAGAAGTGTACTTGCATAGAACACATCAATTTTCTTTTTTAACCGTTTGTCCAGTTCATGAAATCCCACTTATTCATAGCTGTTCAATATGTAATGTACCTTTTGTAAGCGATAATGCTAATTTGATGTTAATAGAACCTAAGTGCCCAAACGGTCATGATATCATTGAAGACAATAAATCGGAGTGGTTGGATACTTTTAAGTATGAGTTCTTAGATGATATTCAAACACTTATGGAAGCAAAGAATTTATCGTTAAATTATATTTTTCAAAAACTAATGGTTAATTTGGGGAACAGAGGATACATTCATTTTAAAGGAGGGACAATTTATAAGAAAAATCTAATTGCTGATGTCATTGACTTCTATGGCAGGGAAGTTTTGGGTGAACTCGGATTAAATATAAATGAACTTTTAAGAGCCAATGCGATTACTAATTTATTCGTGCCAGACCAGATGAGAAAGCAAATTGTATTTTACATTTTACTAATGCGTTTTTTCTCAGGGAGTGTAACTAACTTTTTAAAACAAGATGAATCTTATTTCTTTCCACTACCATTTGGCCTCGGACCGTGGGTTTGCAATAACCGAATATGTCCTTTTTTTAATCAAAAGGTGATAAATAAATGTAAGCGTAAAGTACATGAGTGGATAACTGGGTATTTTACGTGTGAACATTGTGGCATGACTTACTATAGAAAAGGTTTCCCTAGCGTAGAAGATGAAAGTCGATATTCAATTGAAACGATGGGCTCATTATTTACTCATAAAGCAATAATCTATTTTGAGAGTGGTATTAATATTAATCAGATTGCCGAGCTACTTCAAAATAACAGAAGAATTGTTAGAAAATATTTAAAGCCTTATAGGATGGAGTTACAAAGGCACTTAATGACAATGGAACAGAAAAATGCACATGATGAAATATTGCAAGTGAAACTCGAGGTAGCCGCAACTACTCAAAAAACAAAATTAGAATTATGTAAAGAAACTGTTCTTGAAGCGATTAGGATATTAGGAGAGGGTGCTAGTAGACCTCAAATTAGAAGATACAATATCCACAGATATGATTGGATAATGAAACATGATCGAGTTTGGATGGAATGTCATTTACCGGCTAGAAGAAAAATGTCTAGAATGTTGAATTTAGAAACCCTGGATGATGAAATGTACCAGCTTGTTTCAGCCGTGGTACCGAAAATATGGGAGAACCTCCCTCAAAAAAAGATTACAAAAAAAGAAATTCTTAAGGAGCTTCCCAGTTATGTAGAAGGTAGGTTACGTCAATACAGTGACTACTTACCGAAGACAATACAATTAATGGAGAATAGTTTAGAAACAGATGACCACTACCTAGTTCGTAATTTTCCACATGTAGTAGACTGGTTTAATAAGTCTCGATATAAAAAGTTATCGTTAAAATTAATTCAAAATAATTTCAAATCATATAAAAAGTGCTCACTTTCGGTTATACAATGGGTAGAGGGGCAAATCGATCAAATAAACAATTCATAA